A window of Streptomyces sp. DG1A-41 contains these coding sequences:
- a CDS encoding phosphodiesterase: MLVLAHISDLHLDGSARATERAERVRDRLWGLSGHVDALLVTGDIADHGTEPEYEEAARILGLGDGDVPFPVLTCPGNHDSRAPYRKALLGLPGAEGPVNSVQVFDDGAVLMCDSSVPGSDDGELDEETYDWIETTLDELDGGLPALLAFHHPPVALHHPLPDSYPLQESGRLAALLARRPEIAGLVTGHAHTPAATSFAGRPLVVGPGVTWTLRLPWEGEQVADREAPPGIAFHVLDDTGRLTSHFRVVT, from the coding sequence GTGCTCGTACTCGCACACATCAGCGATCTGCATCTGGACGGGAGTGCGCGGGCGACGGAGCGCGCCGAGCGGGTGCGCGACCGGCTGTGGGGACTGTCAGGGCATGTGGATGCGCTACTGGTGACCGGGGACATCGCGGACCACGGCACGGAGCCGGAGTACGAGGAGGCCGCCCGCATCCTGGGGCTGGGCGACGGCGACGTCCCGTTCCCCGTGCTGACCTGCCCGGGCAACCACGACAGCCGCGCGCCCTACCGCAAGGCGCTGCTGGGCCTGCCGGGTGCGGAGGGGCCCGTCAACAGCGTGCAGGTCTTCGACGACGGTGCCGTGCTGATGTGCGACTCCAGCGTCCCCGGCAGCGACGACGGGGAACTGGACGAGGAGACGTACGACTGGATCGAGACGACCCTCGACGAACTCGACGGCGGCCTTCCGGCCCTGCTCGCCTTCCACCACCCGCCGGTGGCACTGCACCACCCGCTGCCCGACTCCTACCCGTTGCAGGAGTCCGGCCGGCTGGCCGCGCTGCTGGCCCGCCGGCCCGAGATCGCGGGTCTGGTCACCGGCCACGCGCACACCCCCGCCGCGACCTCGTTCGCGGGGCGGCCGCTCGTCGTCGGCCCCGGTGTGACGTGGACGCTGCGGCTGCCGTGGGAGGGCGAGCAGGTCGCCGACCGGGAGGCGCCGCCCG
- a CDS encoding aminopeptidase P family protein, with product MTGSTAVSFTADDYRARMERAARTAAEAGLAGLLVAPGPDLVWLTGYTPPAVTERLTLLVLAAGQDPVLVVPALEAPDAQKAAGAPALTLRDWTDGKDPYAATAALLDASGRFGISDNAWALHLLALQQAVPGSSYTSLTEALPMLRAVKDAAELELMTAAGAAADATFEEIRNVPFAGRRESEVAADLDRLLRRYGHEQVDFTIVASGPNGANPHHEAGDRVIERGDMVVLDFGGLKDGYGSDTSRTVHVGEPTDEERRVHDIVRAAQEAGFRAVRPGAACQDVDRAARAVIADAGYGEYFIHRTGHGIGVTTHEPPYMIEGEERPLVPGMCFSVEPGIYLPGRFGVRIEDIVTVTEDGGRRLNATSRELVIVE from the coding sequence ATGACCGGAAGCACGGCGGTGTCCTTCACCGCCGACGACTACAGGGCCCGTATGGAGCGCGCCGCGCGGACGGCCGCAGAGGCCGGTCTCGCGGGCCTGCTGGTGGCCCCGGGACCGGACCTGGTCTGGCTCACCGGCTACACGCCCCCGGCGGTCACCGAACGACTCACCCTGCTGGTCCTCGCCGCCGGACAGGACCCCGTCCTCGTCGTCCCGGCCCTGGAGGCCCCGGACGCGCAGAAGGCGGCCGGCGCGCCCGCCCTGACCCTGCGCGACTGGACCGACGGCAAGGACCCCTACGCCGCCACCGCCGCCCTGCTCGACGCCTCGGGCCGGTTCGGCATCAGCGACAACGCCTGGGCGCTGCACCTGCTGGCGTTGCAGCAGGCCGTGCCCGGCAGCTCCTACACCTCGCTCACCGAGGCCCTGCCGATGCTGCGTGCCGTCAAGGACGCGGCGGAACTGGAGCTCATGACGGCCGCGGGAGCCGCCGCCGACGCGACGTTCGAGGAGATCCGGAACGTCCCCTTCGCCGGCCGCCGGGAATCGGAGGTGGCCGCGGACCTCGACCGGCTGCTGCGCCGGTACGGACACGAGCAGGTCGACTTCACCATCGTCGCCTCAGGGCCGAACGGCGCCAACCCCCACCACGAGGCCGGCGACCGCGTCATCGAACGCGGCGACATGGTCGTCCTCGACTTCGGCGGTCTGAAGGACGGCTACGGCTCCGACACCTCCCGCACGGTCCACGTCGGCGAACCCACCGACGAGGAGCGCCGCGTGCACGACATCGTGCGCGCGGCCCAGGAGGCGGGGTTCCGGGCCGTGCGGCCGGGCGCCGCCTGCCAGGACGTCGACCGGGCCGCCCGTGCGGTCATCGCCGACGCCGGCTACGGCGAGTACTTCATCCACCGCACCGGACACGGCATCGGCGTCACCACCCACGAGCCGCCGTACATGATCGAGGGCGAGGAACGGCCGCTCGTGCCCGGCATGTGCTTCTCCGTGGAACCCGGCATCTATCTGCCCGGCCGGTTCGGCGTGCGCATCGAGGACATCGTGACCGTCACCGAGGACGGCGGACGGCGCCTGAACGCCACCTCCCGCGAGCTGGTCATAGTGGAGTGA
- a CDS encoding aminoglycoside phosphotransferase family protein — protein MTQAPTPTADTVRRLVRSLLKDGKGIKEGKGAKGVKEAEQGRGSAVGPDVRPAAEGADPATWWVGTRHVLRLAPDREATVRQRRELRLRDLVRPHVPVTVPVSVAHGEWAPGLTYTLDTKVPGGSGEAHDVSAVGEADLAGLLSGLREVPVRQAETLGVPRAAPRSLEGLRRAAVRAAERLVGADEFDAARLNQLTAPAAAQLAAQSGSAVLTHHALTGGHLVVSADGRVRGVLGWADAVVGDPAEDIASLALAVGSPAAVRAATLAGYGARPCLRGLWLARCDTVVHLAGALTSRDAGRLTLLRTQVRRAWEPILLERVTDLRDTDDAL, from the coding sequence ATGACCCAGGCACCGACACCCACCGCGGACACCGTCCGCCGACTGGTCCGTTCCCTGCTCAAGGACGGCAAGGGCATCAAGGAGGGCAAGGGCGCCAAGGGCGTCAAGGAGGCCGAGCAGGGAAGGGGCTCCGCCGTCGGCCCCGACGTCCGGCCCGCCGCCGAGGGCGCCGACCCGGCCACCTGGTGGGTCGGCACCCGCCATGTGCTGCGCCTCGCCCCCGACCGCGAGGCCACCGTGCGCCAGCGCCGCGAACTGCGTCTGCGCGACCTCGTCCGCCCGCACGTCCCGGTGACGGTGCCGGTCAGCGTGGCGCACGGCGAGTGGGCGCCCGGGCTGACCTACACGCTGGACACCAAGGTGCCCGGCGGCTCGGGAGAGGCGCACGATGTGTCCGCCGTCGGCGAGGCCGACCTCGCCGGACTGCTCTCGGGGCTGCGCGAGGTGCCGGTCCGGCAGGCCGAGACCCTCGGCGTGCCGCGTGCTGCCCCGCGCTCCCTGGAGGGGCTGCGCCGGGCCGCCGTACGGGCCGCCGAACGTCTCGTCGGCGCCGACGAGTTCGACGCCGCCCGCCTGAACCAGCTCACCGCGCCCGCGGCGGCCCAGCTCGCCGCGCAGTCCGGCTCGGCGGTCCTCACCCACCACGCGCTCACGGGCGGCCATCTCGTGGTCAGCGCCGACGGACGGGTGCGCGGCGTCCTCGGCTGGGCCGACGCCGTCGTCGGCGACCCGGCCGAGGACATCGCGAGCCTCGCGCTCGCTGTCGGCTCACCCGCCGCCGTACGCGCCGCCACCCTCGCCGGCTACGGTGCCCGCCCCTGCCTGCGCGGCCTGTGGCTGGCCCGCTGCGACACCGTCGTCCACCTCGCCGGGGCCCTCACGAGCCGGGACGCGGGCCGGCTCACCCTGCTGCGCACGCAGGTGCGCCGGGCCTGGGAGCCGATCCTGCTGGAACGGGTGACGGACCTGCGGGACACGGACGACGCCCTCTAG
- the treZ gene encoding malto-oligosyltrehalose trehalohydrolase, with protein MQFEVWAPQAGRVTLQCDGVTRALERDPERAGWWRGEADARDGSRYGFALDDGPVRPDPRSRRQPDGPDGLSAVVDHERYEWRAQWRGRPLPGAVLYELHVGTYTREGTLDAAAERLGHLAELGVTHVQLMPLCPFPGTHGWGYEGVSLWAVHEPYGGPEALKRFVDRAHELGLGVVLDVVHNHFGPSGNYLPVFGPYLTDRHHTPWGAAVNLDAPGSDEVRAFLIGSALAWLRDYRIDGLRLDAVHALVDTRALHFLEELSTAVDALAAEVDRPLFLVAESDLNDPRLITSRDKGGLGLHAQWNDDFHHALHTTLTGESQGYYADFARAPLAGLAKTLTGGYFHDGTYSSFRERHHGRPLDRTRVAGHRLVGYSQTHDQVGNRAQGDRLSALVSPGLLACAATLVLTAPFTPMLFMGEEWAAGTPWQFFTDHTDPELADAVRRGRRREFAAHGWKEEDVPDPQDPATRDRSCLDWSEPEREPHARVLAWHRQLLALRHEQPDLTDPDLADAKVGYDEERRWIAFRRGDVLVAVNLAREPAALSLGVPHARVLAAWEPVETPGADGVVHVPGESGVVLLQE; from the coding sequence GTGCAGTTCGAGGTGTGGGCACCGCAGGCAGGCCGTGTGACGCTCCAGTGCGACGGCGTCACACGCGCGTTGGAGCGCGATCCGGAACGGGCGGGATGGTGGCGGGGCGAGGCGGACGCGCGCGACGGATCCCGGTACGGCTTCGCGCTGGACGACGGTCCCGTACGGCCCGATCCGCGCTCGCGCCGGCAGCCGGACGGCCCGGACGGGCTGAGCGCCGTCGTCGACCACGAGCGCTACGAGTGGCGCGCGCAGTGGCGGGGTCGGCCGCTGCCCGGCGCGGTGCTGTACGAGCTGCACGTCGGGACGTACACGCGCGAGGGCACCCTGGACGCGGCCGCCGAGCGGCTCGGCCATCTCGCCGAACTGGGCGTCACGCACGTGCAGCTGATGCCGCTGTGCCCCTTCCCGGGCACGCACGGCTGGGGCTACGAGGGCGTCTCGCTGTGGGCGGTGCACGAGCCGTACGGCGGGCCCGAGGCGCTGAAACGCTTCGTCGACCGGGCCCATGAACTGGGTCTGGGTGTGGTGCTGGACGTGGTGCACAACCACTTCGGCCCGTCCGGCAACTACCTGCCCGTCTTCGGGCCGTATCTCACGGACCGGCACCACACGCCCTGGGGCGCCGCGGTCAACCTGGACGCGCCCGGCTCGGACGAGGTGCGCGCGTTTCTCATCGGCAGCGCGCTGGCGTGGCTGCGCGACTACCGGATCGACGGGCTGCGCCTGGACGCGGTGCACGCGCTGGTGGACACGCGCGCGCTCCACTTCCTGGAGGAGCTGTCGACGGCCGTGGACGCCCTGGCCGCCGAGGTGGACCGGCCGCTGTTCCTCGTCGCCGAGTCGGATCTGAACGACCCGCGGCTCATCACCTCCCGGGACAAGGGCGGCCTCGGGCTGCACGCGCAGTGGAACGACGACTTCCACCACGCCCTGCACACCACGCTGACCGGCGAGTCGCAGGGCTACTACGCCGACTTCGCGCGCGCTCCCCTCGCCGGGCTCGCCAAGACCCTGACCGGCGGCTACTTCCACGACGGGACGTACTCGAGCTTCCGGGAGCGGCACCACGGCCGCCCCCTGGACCGTACGCGGGTGGCCGGGCACCGGCTGGTCGGCTACAGCCAGACCCACGACCAGGTCGGCAACCGCGCCCAGGGGGACCGCCTTTCGGCCCTGGTCTCCCCCGGGCTGCTGGCCTGTGCGGCCACGCTGGTGCTGACGGCGCCGTTCACGCCGATGCTCTTCATGGGCGAGGAGTGGGCGGCGGGCACGCCCTGGCAGTTCTTCACCGACCACACCGATCCGGAGCTGGCGGACGCCGTACGGCGGGGCAGGCGGCGGGAGTTCGCCGCGCACGGCTGGAAGGAGGAGGACGTGCCCGACCCGCAGGACCCGGCGACCCGGGACCGCTCCTGCCTCGACTGGTCCGAGCCGGAACGCGAGCCCCACGCGCGCGTGCTGGCCTGGCACCGGCAGCTCCTCGCCCTGCGCCACGAGCAGCCCGACCTGACCGATCCCGACCTCGCCGACGCCAAGGTCGGCTACGACGAGGAGCGCCGCTGGATCGCCTTCCGGCGCGGGGACGTCCTCGTGGCGGTGAACCTGGCGCGGGAACCGGCCGCGCTGTCGCTCGGCGTGCCGCACGCGCGCGTGCTGGCCGCGTGGGAGCCGGTGGAGACGCCCGGCGCCGACGGGGTGGTGCACGTGCCCGGGGAGTCGGGTGTGGTGCTGTTGCAGGAGTGA
- a CDS encoding DUF1707 and FHA domain-containing protein has product MTSSFEFNTYPARLSDVERDRALKVLRDGVAMGRLSHDTFIRRMELALAARRPDELAVLTADLPTESRFSRLVFGTVEAVSGFTVRLRRAWQAEKLPKLLLPHPAHGHPLRIGRDPASGLRLNHETVSRVHAELRHQGGMWVLRDLGSTNGTTVNGRRVVGAAVVREGDQVGFGRMMFRLAAG; this is encoded by the coding sequence GTGACGTCGTCCTTCGAGTTCAACACGTACCCCGCGCGGCTGTCCGACGTGGAGCGCGACAGGGCACTGAAGGTGCTCCGTGACGGCGTCGCCATGGGCCGCCTGTCCCATGACACGTTCATCCGCCGCATGGAACTCGCGCTCGCCGCCCGCCGCCCGGACGAGCTCGCCGTGCTCACCGCCGACCTGCCCACGGAGAGCCGGTTCTCCCGTCTGGTGTTCGGCACCGTCGAGGCGGTCTCCGGGTTCACCGTACGGCTGCGCAGAGCCTGGCAGGCCGAGAAGCTGCCCAAGCTGCTGCTGCCCCACCCGGCGCACGGCCATCCGCTGCGCATAGGCCGTGACCCCGCCAGCGGACTGCGCCTCAACCACGAGACGGTCTCCCGCGTCCACGCCGAACTCCGCCACCAGGGAGGCATGTGGGTCCTGCGTGATCTCGGCTCCACCAACGGCACGACGGTGAACGGACGGCGCGTCGTCGGCGCGGCCGTCGTCCGCGAGGGCGACCAGGTGGGCTTCGGGCGGATGATGTTCCGGCTGGCGGCCGGCTGA
- a CDS encoding M14 family zinc carboxypeptidase, with translation MGRCALPPLLRYPTVDELGARAAALVARHPRKARLRRIGTSRAGTPLWLLSVGHGSRQALVVAGPHANEPVGGATVLRLAERALADPRLTEGADATWNLLLCLDPDGLRRNEGWLTGPYALGRYFRNFFRPGFLEQPEWLPDGAAGAALPETRALLDVQDELRPFLQCSLHGVDVGGGFVELTRDLPGLAQRVAHTAARLGIPRELGAYDALYWPGLGPAVYRIPPPRRGDLAAAITEAAVESTWFHPHRHGTVTAVVEAPMWGVAAVADGSPPADRDAVLRAVSRTLRHDTGLLRHLLARIRPHLATVPDGARLLAPVDDYLLVCPGLADAWDPDTGDGAAHPLPPLTTAHLAALRISGRRLALRTAGLLHRLVRAAGHDPAGALPELDRLIDEWCADYLDGCGARWIPVARQAEYQARVVLSAFELAARHTRACSSPEEPGRESGAAVPMQRE, from the coding sequence TTGGGGAGGTGTGCCCTGCCGCCCCTCCTGCGCTACCCGACCGTCGACGAACTGGGCGCCCGGGCCGCCGCCCTCGTCGCCCGCCACCCGCGTAAGGCCCGGCTGCGCAGGATCGGCACATCCCGCGCGGGCACGCCCCTGTGGCTGCTCTCCGTCGGCCACGGCAGCCGTCAGGCCCTCGTCGTCGCCGGCCCCCACGCCAACGAACCCGTGGGCGGCGCCACCGTGCTGCGCCTGGCCGAGCGGGCGCTGGCCGACCCGCGACTCACCGAGGGCGCCGACGCCACCTGGAACCTGCTGCTGTGCCTCGACCCGGACGGGCTGCGCCGCAACGAGGGCTGGCTGACCGGCCCGTACGCCCTCGGCCGGTACTTCCGGAACTTCTTCCGGCCCGGGTTCCTGGAGCAGCCCGAGTGGCTGCCCGACGGCGCGGCCGGCGCCGCCCTGCCGGAGACCCGCGCCCTGCTCGACGTCCAGGACGAACTGCGGCCGTTCCTCCAGTGCTCCCTGCACGGCGTCGACGTCGGCGGCGGCTTCGTCGAGCTCACCCGTGACCTGCCCGGCCTCGCCCAGCGCGTCGCGCACACCGCGGCCCGGCTCGGCATCCCCCGCGAACTCGGCGCCTACGACGCCCTGTACTGGCCCGGCCTCGGGCCCGCCGTCTACCGGATACCGCCGCCGCGCCGGGGCGACCTGGCCGCGGCCATCACGGAGGCCGCCGTCGAGTCGACGTGGTTCCACCCGCACCGGCACGGCACCGTCACCGCGGTCGTCGAGGCGCCCATGTGGGGCGTGGCGGCGGTGGCGGACGGCTCCCCGCCCGCCGACCGGGATGCGGTGCTGCGGGCCGTGAGCCGCACCCTGCGCCACGACACGGGCCTCCTGCGGCACCTCCTGGCCCGCATCCGGCCGCACCTGGCCACCGTGCCCGACGGGGCGCGCCTGCTCGCCCCGGTCGACGACTATTTACTGGTCTGTCCGGGCCTCGCCGACGCCTGGGACCCCGACACCGGCGACGGCGCCGCCCATCCCCTTCCTCCTCTGACCACCGCCCACCTCGCCGCCCTGCGCATCTCCGGGCGACGGCTGGCCCTGCGCACGGCCGGGCTCCTGCACCGGCTCGTGCGGGCCGCCGGACACGACCCGGCCGGGGCGCTGCCGGAGCTGGACCGGCTGATCGACGAGTGGTGCGCCGACTACCTCGACGGCTGCGGGGCGCGCTGGATTCCGGTGGCACGCCAGGCGGAGTACCAGGCGCGCGTCGTGCTCTCCGCCTTCGAACTGGCCGCGCGGCACACGCGCGCGTGCTCCAGCCCGGAGGAGCCGGGACGGGAGTCAGGTGCGGCGGTGCCGATGCAGCGGGAGTGA
- a CDS encoding LysR family transcriptional regulator substrate-binding protein: MGRAFRPHAELAVRSAAQARRAARAAAGAEGGELHVAAVHSVAVGVLPDVFARWRAAHPRVLLHLHEYASSQALEEQVERGAADLAVGPAPADWPGTVVPVGEEDIILVVPFDDRFAGRTTVTLPELADRPWVRCVMEPVVQGERFLDWACGRAGFTPRTAVFTEHSSTAVRMAAAGVGVCAVPSHLVRDAVGEDCVVLTPDPPWKRTLTVFSRLPPTGAAEAFVTLLRAAWPHPRVAPASPLRAYEDCPEEGPAVA; the protein is encoded by the coding sequence ATGGGGCGCGCCTTCCGGCCGCACGCCGAACTCGCCGTGCGCAGCGCAGCGCAGGCCCGCCGGGCGGCCCGCGCCGCCGCCGGCGCCGAGGGCGGTGAACTGCACGTCGCCGCCGTCCACTCCGTCGCGGTCGGTGTCCTCCCGGACGTCTTCGCCCGTTGGCGCGCGGCCCATCCGCGCGTGCTCCTGCATCTCCACGAGTACGCCTCCTCGCAGGCACTGGAGGAACAGGTCGAACGGGGCGCGGCCGACCTCGCCGTCGGTCCGGCACCCGCCGACTGGCCCGGCACGGTCGTGCCGGTCGGCGAGGAGGACATCATCCTGGTCGTGCCCTTCGACGACCGCTTCGCCGGCCGTACGACGGTGACGCTGCCCGAACTCGCAGACCGCCCCTGGGTGCGCTGCGTCATGGAACCCGTCGTGCAGGGCGAACGCTTCCTCGACTGGGCCTGCGGCCGGGCCGGATTCACCCCCCGCACCGCCGTGTTCACCGAGCACAGCTCCACGGCGGTACGGATGGCCGCCGCCGGGGTCGGTGTCTGCGCCGTGCCTTCCCACCTCGTCCGCGACGCGGTCGGCGAGGACTGTGTCGTCCTCACCCCCGACCCGCCCTGGAAGCGCACGCTGACGGTCTTCTCCCGCCTGCCCCCGACCGGGGCGGCGGAGGCCTTCGTGACCCTGCTGCGCGCGGCCTGGCCCCACCCACGCGTGGCCCCCGCCTCGCCGCTGCGCGCGTACGAGGACTGTCCCGAGGAGGGACCTGCGGTCGCCTGA
- the treY gene encoding malto-oligosyltrehalose synthase produces MTPERPDPVVPTATYRLQLQPEFPFGAAAAVVPYLASLGVSHLHLSPVLEAVPGSMHGYDVVDHARVREELGGEEGLRALARTAREHGLGLVVDIVPNHMAMAPRHNRALWEVLREGPKSPYARWFDVDWEAQDGRVLLPVLGGPLGEVLGELRVDGDVLRYYDHVFPLREGTEDLPLPHLLDAQWYRPVWWRLARTELNYRRFFSISELIGVRVEDPEVFEATHDKILRLLHEGVIDGLRVDHPDGLADPDGYLTRLHEATGGRWTVVEKILADGERLPASWPVAGTTGYDALRHVDGLFTDPAGFGDLLGQYRRFAAPQTDRGGQWEATVRRAAYKVLTHELATETDRLVRVAARLCATSPEPALRDRAPWALRTALQELLVRMEVYRPYESVDAASVVTEDAAAEARLAFTVPEEAGAVDVVRDLVLGRYGDGSAQVEFRTRFAQTSSALRAKSVEDTAFYRYVPLLSATEVGGNPGRPALSPEEFHAYCARVQRDWPVTGTVASTHDTKRSADVRAALHVLTECPDRWADVLAEVTRTGEGVPDAQLAWVAWQTVFGLGPESGARERVQGALLKHVREAGLYTSWTEQEPPYEEAVARFVAAGPCGAPGERVAAFRDSLEPHILANVLGTALIQLTMPGVPDVYQGTEAEYRALVDPDNRRAVSFPPEESGVTSGEKVAVTRAALGLRARRPDAFGDTATYMPLPAEGPAAQHCLAFVRSGEALTAVTRLSLRLAEAGGWQDTRLPLPPGRWADVLEPGREFTGHARVEELFARLPVALLERVGE; encoded by the coding sequence ATGACACCTGAGCGACCTGACCCGGTGGTGCCCACGGCCACGTACCGGCTGCAACTGCAGCCCGAGTTCCCGTTCGGGGCCGCGGCGGCCGTCGTGCCGTATCTGGCCTCGCTCGGCGTCTCGCACCTGCATCTGTCCCCCGTCCTGGAGGCCGTGCCGGGCTCGATGCACGGCTACGACGTCGTCGACCACGCGCGCGTGCGCGAGGAACTGGGCGGCGAGGAGGGACTGCGGGCGCTGGCGCGCACGGCGCGCGAGCACGGGCTCGGTCTGGTGGTGGACATCGTCCCGAACCACATGGCCATGGCACCGCGCCACAACCGCGCCCTGTGGGAGGTGCTCCGCGAGGGCCCGAAGTCGCCGTACGCGCGCTGGTTCGACGTCGACTGGGAGGCCCAGGACGGCCGGGTGCTGCTGCCGGTGCTCGGCGGGCCGCTGGGCGAGGTGCTCGGGGAGCTGCGCGTCGACGGTGACGTCCTGCGCTACTACGACCATGTGTTCCCGCTGCGCGAGGGCACCGAGGACCTGCCGCTGCCGCACCTGCTGGACGCGCAGTGGTACCGCCCGGTGTGGTGGCGGCTGGCCCGGACCGAGCTCAACTACCGGCGGTTCTTCAGCATCTCGGAGCTCATCGGGGTGCGGGTGGAGGATCCCGAGGTGTTCGAGGCCACCCACGACAAGATCCTCCGGCTGCTCCACGAGGGCGTGATCGACGGGCTGCGCGTCGACCATCCCGACGGGCTCGCCGACCCCGACGGCTACCTCACGCGGCTGCACGAGGCGACGGGGGGCCGCTGGACGGTCGTGGAGAAGATCCTGGCCGACGGTGAGCGGCTGCCGGCCTCCTGGCCCGTCGCGGGCACCACCGGCTACGACGCCCTGCGGCACGTGGACGGGCTCTTCACGGACCCGGCCGGGTTCGGGGACCTCCTGGGGCAGTACCGGCGCTTCGCGGCCCCGCAGACGGACCGGGGCGGGCAGTGGGAGGCGACGGTGCGGCGGGCGGCGTACAAGGTCCTCACGCACGAGCTGGCGACCGAGACCGACCGGCTGGTGCGGGTGGCGGCCCGGCTGTGCGCGACCTCGCCGGAGCCGGCGCTGCGCGACCGCGCGCCCTGGGCGCTGCGCACCGCGCTCCAGGAGCTGCTGGTCCGAATGGAGGTCTACCGGCCGTACGAGTCCGTCGACGCCGCGTCCGTGGTCACCGAGGATGCCGCCGCCGAGGCCCGTCTCGCCTTCACCGTGCCCGAGGAGGCCGGTGCGGTGGACGTCGTACGGGACCTCGTACTGGGCCGGTACGGCGACGGGTCCGCGCAGGTGGAGTTCCGGACGCGGTTCGCGCAGACCTCGTCGGCGCTGCGGGCGAAGTCCGTGGAGGACACGGCGTTCTACCGCTACGTGCCACTGCTGTCGGCGACCGAGGTGGGCGGGAACCCGGGCCGTCCCGCGCTGTCGCCGGAGGAGTTCCACGCGTACTGCGCGCGCGTGCAGCGCGACTGGCCGGTGACCGGGACGGTGGCCTCGACGCACGACACCAAGCGCAGTGCCGACGTCCGGGCGGCGCTGCACGTGCTCACCGAGTGTCCGGACCGCTGGGCGGACGTCCTCGCCGAGGTGACACGCACCGGCGAGGGCGTGCCGGACGCGCAACTGGCCTGGGTGGCCTGGCAGACGGTGTTCGGGCTCGGCCCGGAGTCCGGGGCGCGGGAGCGGGTGCAGGGGGCGCTGCTGAAGCACGTGCGCGAGGCGGGCCTGTACACCAGCTGGACCGAGCAGGAGCCGCCGTACGAGGAGGCGGTGGCGCGGTTCGTGGCGGCCGGGCCGTGCGGGGCGCCGGGTGAGCGGGTCGCCGCGTTCCGGGACTCCCTCGAGCCGCACATCCTGGCGAACGTGCTGGGCACGGCCCTGATCCAGCTGACGATGCCGGGCGTGCCGGACGTCTACCAGGGCACGGAGGCCGAGTACCGGGCGCTGGTCGACCCCGACAACCGGCGGGCGGTGAGCTTCCCGCCCGAGGAGTCCGGCGTGACGTCCGGGGAGAAGGTGGCGGTGACGCGGGCGGCGCTGGGGCTGCGGGCGCGCCGCCCCGACGCCTTCGGCGACACGGCGACGTACATGCCGCTGCCCGCCGAGGGACCGGCGGCACAGCACTGCCTGGCGTTCGTCCGCTCCGGCGAGGCACTGACGGCCGTCACCCGCCTGTCCCTCCGGCTCGCGGAGGCGGGCGGCTGGCAGGACACCCGGCTACCGCTGCCGCCGGGGCGCTGGGCGGATGTACTCGAACCGGGGCGGGAGTTCACGGGGCACGCGCGCGTGGAGGAGTTGTTCGCACGGCTGCCGGTGGCGTTGCTGGAAAGGGTGGGCGAGTGA